From a region of the Papilio machaon chromosome 26, ilPapMach1.1, whole genome shotgun sequence genome:
- the LOC106718661 gene encoding uncharacterized protein LOC106718661: MSNFKCFKSNLCLGPLNINYHASSTTFILWNNYEIYIYENLKFESASKIILPEFQIFHLISSNNFIVGLDFEGNIHTTSMKFKQSAPKRLKTNFLHKEKYVLSCTLYTSQKLLSLKLECNTYYLCINNLNSEFDLEKKIKLILPNENSQPSQRELKLYILKSYKLYEQYDNLMSVFNLDRDVSKDYNLIIISFDRRVLYGCMYSLEMQVNEILLQNLFSAPTRISDVKVTEENHGHILVSLESGTILRLSLADFNKSSDIVHLNTAISKCELNNESIIYTDGITMWKSNNTFTKDINFQQFHIKQVKDFICFGDQILCTTFTNLIYLFTVDNDIFIKPSSEYCEAKKVLNDTGCVYKILEEVERNYKLEEKIKEECDFITSLSISNRPDILDNVILYSIVLYNSYEDVLKESIDMTLTENVENFLTTNIFCLLLKITLTFEKHKINALIQVLRDLQIHITLLSSNKVIKTTSVRVVEELKNINLLIPLHRKNDKSVTVDIKILKRIPGMQNNEEMWTIMHKKEIILNAEHFIKSDILKKNITQLKETENSIEGIVNQIAYNFNKHLFNFTNIDNKTQSDECSFYFKLLINFKEAFKNESYYKNIFSTEKALNILKENTSDDFLKGKNYKIFEIGNSKVKVEIINDEFTNNSLRVSCDDMKIGFDVRNFYCNLAYENFTKCEPGKEFVRYTLYAKIENIQKGIRRCISDGTEDDLKSLLEQLQSHVYAAIPL, encoded by the exons ATGTCGAATTTCAAGTGTTTTAAAAGCAATTTGTGTCTGGGACCTCTAAATATCAATTACCATGCTTCCAGTACGACGTTTATTCTGTGGaataattacgaaatatacatatacgaaaatttaaaatttgaaagtgcgtcgaaaataatattgcctgaatttcaaatatttcatctAATATCATCAAACAATTTCATAGTCGGCTTGGATTTCGAAGGAAACATACACACAACGtctatgaaatttaaacaatCTGCACCAAAACgattaaaaactaactttttacataaagaaaaatatgtactGAGTTGTACACTTTACACATCACAAAAATTGTTAAGTTTGAAATTGGAATGCAACACTTATTATCTGtgcataaacaatttaaattcggAATTCGatttagaaaagaaaattaagttgATTTTGCCTAATGAAAACAGCCAGCCATCACAAAGggagttaaaattatatattttaaagtcttACAAATTATATGAACAATATGATAATTTAATGAGTGTTTTCAATTTAGATAGAGATGTATCTAaggattataatttaattattattagttttgaCAGAAGAGTTTTATATGGATGTATGTATTCACTAGAAATGcaagtaaatgaaattttactaCAGAATCTATTTAGTGCTCCTACAAGAATTAGTGATGTAAAAGTGACCGAAGAAAATCATGGGCacatattagtaagtttagaATCGGGtacaattttaagattatcacttgctgattttaataaaagttctgATATTGTTCATTTAAATACTGCAATTTCAAAATGTGAACTAAACAATGAATCTATAATATATACAGATGGTATAACAATGTGGAAatcaaataatacttttacaaaagatataaatttccAACAATTCCatataaaacaagttaaagattttatatgtTTCGGTGATCAAATCCTTTGTACAACATTTacgaatttaatatatttatttaccgttgataatgatatatttataaaaccatCATCTGAATATTGCGAAGCGAAAAAAGTACTTAATGATACAGGatgtgtttataaaatattagaagaaGTTgagagaaattataaattagaagagAAAATTAAAGAAGAGTGTGACTTTATTACATCTTTATCAATATCTAATCGTCCTgatatattagataatgttattttatattctattgtactttataatagttatgaagatgttttaaaagaatctATAGATATGACATTAACggaaaatgttgaaaattttttaacaaccaatatattttgcttattattaaaaataacacttacatttgaaaaacataaaattaatgctttaatacaagtattaagagatttacaaatacatataacattattatcatcaaatAAAGTGATAAAAACCACATCAGTGAGGGTAgttgaagaattaaaaaatataaacttgcTTATTCCGTTGCATAGGAAAAATGACAAATCAGTTActgttgatattaaaatattaaaaagaataccAGGAATGCAGAATAATGAAGAAATGTGGACAATAAtgcataaaaaagaaataatcttGAACGCTgagcattttataaaatctgatattttaaagaaaaatataactcaATTAAAGGAGACTGAAAATTCTATTGAAGGAATAGTAAATCAAATTgcttataactttaataaacatttatttaatttcactaatattgatAACAAAACACAATCAGATGagtgttcattttattttaaattgctaattaattttaaagaagcatttaaaaatgaaagttactataaaaatatatttagtacagAAAAAGCATTAAACATACTGAAGGAAAACACATcagatgattttttaaaagggaaaaattataaaatctttgaaattggaaacagtaaagttaaagttgaaattattaatgatgAATTTACTAACAACTCATTGAGAGTTTCATGTGATGATATGAAAATAGGCTTTGATGTAAGGAATTTTTACTGCAACTTGGCCTATGAAAATTTCACTAAATGTGAACCTGGCAAAGAATTTGTCAGATATACTTTATATGCTAAAATTGAG aatattCAAAAAGGTATAAGACGGTGCATCTCGGATGGTACTGAAGATGATCTCAAGTCTTTATTAGAACAGCTTCAAAGCCATGTATATGCAGCAAttccattataa
- the LOC106718686 gene encoding 60S ribosomal protein L7 has translation MVAVTEKKKTEKEPVKGKEGSKKLPAVPESVLKHRKRRDALRTRRIAVTLKRRSAAIKKKQEIFKRAEQYVKEYRIRERDEIRLARQARNRGNYYVPGEAKLAFVIRIRGINQVSPKVRKVLQLFRLRQINNGVFVRLNKATVNMMRIAEPYITWGYPNLKSVRELIYKRGFAKVKGQRMPITSNKIIEDKLGKSNIICIEDLIHEIFTVGEKFKYASNFLWPFKLNNPTGGWRKKTIHYVDGGDFGNREDKINDLLRRMV, from the exons ATGGTTGCGGTAACAGAAAAGAAGAAGACTGAAAAGGAGCCTGTAAAAGGCAAGGAGGGCAGCAAAAAGCTCCCCGCCGTACCTGAGTCTGTATTGAAACACCGGAAAAGGAGGGATGCACTCCGCACACGCCGTATTGCA GTCACACTAAAGAGGCGTTCAGCGGCCATCAAGAAGAAGCAGGAGATCTTCAAGAGAGCTGAGCAGTACGTAAAGGAGTACCGCATCAGGGAACGTGATGAGATCAGGCTAGCCAGACAA GCTCGCAACCGTGGTAACTATTATGTTCCCGGAGAGGCCAAGCTTGCCTTTGTCATCCGTATCCGTGGTATCAACCAGGTTTCACCCAAG GTCCGCAAAGTGCTGCAGCTGTTCAGATTGCGTCAGATAAACAATGGTGTGTTTGTCCGTCTGAACAAGGCCACCGTCAATATGATGCGTATCGCGGAGCCCTACATTACCTGGGGATACCCCAATCTCAAGAGTGTGCGGGAG TTGATCTACAAACGTGGTTTCGCAAAGGTGAAAGGTCAGCGCATGCCCATCACCTCCAACAAGATCATTGAGGATAAACTGGGCAAGAGCAACATCATCTGTATTGAGGACTTGATCCATGAAATCTTCACTGTCGGAGAGAAATTCAAG tACGCAAGCAACTTCCTCTGGCCATTCAAGTTGAACAACCCGACCGGAGGCTGGCGCAAGAAGACCATCCATTACGTCGACGGCGGGGACTTCGGCAACCGCGAGGACAAGATTAACGACCTCCTTAGAAGAATggtctaa
- the LOC106718660 gene encoding zinc finger MYND domain-containing protein 10, translated as MAENAQLSALEVGELDLFVDSMEPSEIENIGNSAWIDWHTRLQKLNQQAVLEASSMMEEATKETLISHGKLPVLVHEAICIQVWRLKIYPQMMKLEPAPASTFGIYMVLYHEAAAVGLLETVLFHEDGVQCISDVIIDLLQYATEQLTSLIALLNDGYLKPLSGQEMDSETVIEELERQKRDLQFDISMRCISIVRYLAEHMEAAGSGVSIATNLYKTNDVPSILCHLLQLEPWKKVNDKGDLQIFNYGRWSKPSVDDLSQMHRSEAQLWLCLRQLLLEPRLRHFYVIDEVRRTAFCRLQGKMTEEKIDQIPPLGELKTFLCQMAMGDYSSLHNRGNGVKAPGCTVIEVVPQIKNAYLRQVHKRKKTLAANQLKNCFVDGSDESRRMAKKLLESYTSDAALALDSGGAKCAKCGDKANKKCSRCKSEWYCGRECQVQQWAKHKDICDQFAKLHVSV; from the exons ATGGCTGAAAACGCTCAGCTAAGTGCTTTGGAGGTCGGCGAATTGGATTTATTTGTAGACAGCATGGAACCTTCCGAAATCGAAAATATTGGAAATTCggc CTGGATTGACTGGCATACAAGGTTGCAGAAATTAAACCAGCAAGCTGTATTGGAAGCGTCATCTATGATGGAAGAAGCTACGAAAGAGACACTAATTTCCCATGGCAAG TTACCTGTACTTGTTCACGAGGCCATTTGTATCCAAGTTTGGCGGTTAAAGATATACCCACAAATGATGAAACTGGAACCAGCACCAGCTAGTACATTCGGAATATACATGGTG TTGTATCACGAGGCAGCAGCAGTTGGCCTTTTGGAGACCGTCCTATTTCACGAAGACGGAGTCCAATGTATCAGCGATGTTATTATTGATCTACTTCAGTACGCTACAGAACAACTTACTTCATTAATAGCACTTCTCAA CGACGGTTACTTAAAGCCATTGTCGGGTCAGGAAATGGACAGTGAAACTGTGATAGAAGAGCTTGAGAGGCAGAAAAGAGATCTGCAGTTCGATATAAGTATGCGATGCATCTCTATTGTTAG GTATCTGGCGGAGCATATGGAGGCAGCAGGCTCGGGTGTGTCCATTGCAACCAATCTGTACAAAACCAACGACGTACCTTCAATTCTATGTCATTTACTACAACTGGAACCCTGGAAGAAGGTCAACGACAAAGGCGAtctgcaaatatttaatt atggGCGTTGGTCGAAGCCAAGTGTTGATGACTTATCTCAAATGCATCGAAGCGAAGCACAGCTCTGGCTGTGCCTGCGACAACTACTTCTGGAACCTCGACTACGACATTTCTACGTCATCGATGAGGTCCGACGCACGGCATTTTGTCGC TTGCAAGGTAAAATGACGGAAGAAAAGATAGATCAAATACCACCATTAGGGGAACTGAAAACATTCCTTTGCCAAATGGCAATGGGTGACTATTCCAGCTTGCATAATCGCGGGAACGGTGTAAAAGCTCCTGGCTGTACGGTCATCGAAGTTGTGCcacag ataaaaaatgctTACCTACGTCAAGTGCACAAGAGGAAGAAGACGCTTGCGGCCAATCAATTGAAAAACTGTTTTGTCGATGGTTCTGATGAATCGCGTCGTATGGCCAAAAAACTATTGGAATCTTACACCAGCGATGCGGCTCTAGCGCTGGACAGTGGCGGCGCAAAGTGCGCTAAATGCGGAGATAAAGCTAACAAGAAATGTTCACGATGCAAGTCTGAATGGTATTGTGGAAg AGAATGCCAAGTGCAGCAATGGGCGAAACATAAGGATATTTGCGATCAGTTTGCCAAACTTCATGtatctgtttaa
- the LOC106718714 gene encoding 40S ribosomal protein S12 — MAEVEVEVPVNPVLSGGAMDVNTALQEVLKTALIHGGLVHGLHEAAKALDKRQAVLCVMAENCDEAAYKKLVQALCNEHQIPLVKVDNNKKLGEWAGLCKIDKDGKARKIVGCSCVVIKDFGEETPALDVLKDYLKSSS, encoded by the exons atGGCTGAAGTTGAAGT CGAAGTACCAGTGAACCCAGTCCTCAGTGGGGGAGCTATGGATGTAAACACAGCTCTTCAAGAAGTTCTGAAGACAGCCCTCATCCACGGCGGTCTTGTACATGGTCTTCATGAGGCTGCTAAAGCCCTCGACAA GAGGCAAGCTGTCCTTTGCGTGATGGCTGAGAACTGTGATGAGGCGGCATACAAGAAGCTTGTCCAGGCACTCTGCAATGAGCACCAGATTCCACTAGTCAAG GTTGACAACAACAAAAAGCTTGGTGAATGGGCTGGTTTATGCAAAATTGATAAGGACGGCAAAGCGAGAAAGATTGTCGGCTGCTCATGTGTTGTCATCAAA gaTTTTGGTGAGGAGACGCCAGCGCTGGATGTGCTTAAAGACTACCTCAAGTCTTCAAGCTAA
- the LOC106718694 gene encoding tyrosine-protein phosphatase CDC14 homolog, translating into MSQHTDILYMSEYIKNTLYFAITRPGKVFKNTSETYFLCIDNELVYENYFSDFGPLNLGCIYKYCKLLNEKLEKCRDSQFVVHYTSCDPKKSTNAAFLMGCFGVVYLNLRPKEALKPLLLQGYNYRPFQDATPGDSAYTISILDCLKAMDKARELGFYDFRDFNYEDYVALDKIEGGDLNWIVPGKFLAFIGPVDTKAPIYHRPEEYISYFKENNVNVVIRLNKKMYDGNIFISAGILHYDLFFLDGSCPPKNICLKFLRISESSVGAIAVHCKAGLGRTGSLIGCYLIKHYRMTSHEAIGWMRICRPGSVIGQQQEWLEKLEPWLIKQGNLYRKRVHGDFDKLPEHKCGLYSITEKAAKCRPVLFHKSPSPPPPVQRQNRLDGASHSRPQASKIIRRGNNAVTVAPVEKDQYIWRVRSPYKNYGQRNTNTEDQSETKSRRTSGSGESRPRLMSQDCTMSPFIKRAVPTSEDYNKMTSGFTTIPTFCTTQGPIVKTITEAKEFLMRSSACRENCGFIPSHEPSKDPYKKRNDQYLAYRNPGRNIPTSYTSTVGGDLQSRYRRRLGRSPSPIPPRLALEQSRATNTLSVKEVAVKKVSSKIAIRDALSRLKLTAPRYGSTGAGSVGAASLGARRVAPSGKRAPSTRSDERNTATQGDVLNSIKYQRNQFQYPSRENQDRLKEKNASIGPMRIFNRPSSTKGRHNVHTPFY; encoded by the exons ATGTCACAACACACCGATATATTGTATATGTCggaatatatcaaaaatacattatatttcgCAATTACAAGGCCTGGTAAAGTTTTTAAGAACACGTCGGAAACATATTTCTTATGTATAGATAATGAGCTAGTTTACGAAAACTATTTCTCAGACTTTGGACCATTGAATCTAGGTTGcatttacaaatattgcaaattattGAATGAGAAACTTGAAAAATGTAGGGATAGTCAATTCGTTGTTCATTATACATCTTGTGATCCTAAGAAGAGTACTAATGCTGCATTTTTAATGGGTTGTTTCGGAGTTGTGTATTTGAATTTACGACCTAAAGAGGCGTTGAAACCCTTATTACTCCAAGGCTATAATTATCG ACCATTTCAAGATGCAACTCCTGGCGATTCAGCTTATACCATATCTATTTTGGATTGTCTCAAAGCGATGGATAAAGCACGAGAGTTAGGATTTTACGATTTCCGAGATTTCAATTACGAGGACTATGTTGCATTGGATAAAATAGAAGGAGGGGACCTCAACTGGATTGTACCtg GCAAATTTCTCGCTTTCATAGGCCCTGTTGACACTAAGGCTCCTATATACCACCGTCCCGAAGAAtacataagttattttaaagaaaataacgtTAATGTGGTTATTagactgaataaaaaaatgtatgatgGAAATAT attCATTAGTGCTGGAATACttcattatgatttattttttctcgaTGGTTCTTGCCCACCAAagaatatatgtttaaaatttctcCGAATTAGCGAGAGTAGTGTTGGTGCTATTGCTGTTCATTGCAAg GCAGGTTTAGGGCGCACTGGCTCTTTGATCGGTTGTTACTTGATCAAGCATTATCGTATGACCTCTCATGAGGCTATTGGTTGGATGAGAATATGTAGACCAGGATCAGTAATTGGACAACAGCAg GAGTGGTTGGAAAAACTTGAGCCGTGGCTGATAAAACAAGGGAACTTGTATAG GAAAAGGGTTCACGGAGATTTTGACAAGCTTCCAGAGCACAAATGTGGCTTGTATTCTATTACTGAAAAGGCTGCCAAGTGCCGGCCAGTTTTGTTTCATAAGTCACCGTCCCCCCCGCCCCCAGTGCAAAGGCAAAACCGACTTGATGGAGCCTCACATTCTAGACCCCAAGCttcaaagataataagaaGAGGAAATAATGCAG TTACTGTTGCGCCTGTCGAAAAGGACCAATATATTTGGCGAGTAAGATCACCCTATAAGAATTATGGTCAAAGGAACACAAATACAGA AGATCAGAGTGAAACTAAGTCTCGTCGTACTTCTGGTTCCGGAGAATCTAGACCCCGTTTGATGTCACAAGATTGTACAATGTCTCCATTCATCAAAAGGGCAGTTCCTACCAGTGAa gattataataaaatgacaagTGGATTTACAACTATACCCACATTTTGTACCACTCAGGGTCCTATTGTTAAAACGATTACCGAAGCTAAG GAGTTTCTTATGAGGTCTAGTGCATGTCGAGAAAATTGTGGATTCATTCCTAGTCATGAGCCATCAAAGgatccttataaaaaaagaaatgatcAATACCTTGCTTATAGGAATCCTGGTCGGAATATACCAACATCATATACTAGCACag ttGGAGGGGATTTGCAATCGCGCTACCGTCGTCGTCTCGGCCGGAGTCCTAGTCCAATTCCACCTCGGTTAGCACTAGAACAGTCTCGTGCCACTAATACATTGTCAGTGAAAGAAGTAGCAGTTAAAAAGGTGTCTTCAAAGATAGCAATTCGTGACGCGTTGTCAAGACTGAAAT TGACAGCTCCGCGCTATGGTTCGACGGGCGCCGGGTCTGTGGGCGCGGCGTCGCTTGGCGCGCGGCGTGTCGCACCTTCCGGCAAGCGCGCGCCCAGCACGCGGTCCGATGAACGTAATACGGCAACACAAGGCGACGTCCTCAACAGTATTAAG TATCAAAGAAACCAGTTTCAGTATCCGTCACGAGAAAATCAAGACAG ATTAAAAGAGAAGAACGCAAGTATTGGACCGATGAGAATCTTCAATAGACCAAGCTCTACGAAAGGCAGACACAATGTGCATACACCGTTCTATTAA
- the LOC106718693 gene encoding protein NDUFAF4 homolog, with translation MGALVTKALRPIKTFNVENRAHRVISKEKPIPAPHYPSTKEDLKRTLAAVPDIDEKLDKKDTALDDRLKSVYVTSYGRPEDDITREKIQQNPNRPLPKDRSQVPEFETGWNEPEVVPYGRTTLRRALEFIESHQMNPTEVTASKIALEYKLKDDDVEAILKYFKAYEIYIPETKKSAATFAGPTNYRRKQLQEAKTKELAGKSEIVKEQDIPAKDQAKNN, from the coding sequence ATGGGTGCTTTAGTAACAAAAGCGTTACGAcctataaaaacatttaatgtcGAGAATCGTGCTCATAGAGTTATTTCGAAAGAAAAACCGATACCGGCGCCGCATTATCCGTCTACAAAGGAAGATTTAAAACGTACTTTAGCAGCGGTACCCGACATAGATGAAAAACTAGATAAAAAGGACACAGCGCTTGATGACAGATTGAAATCCGTTTATGTAACATCTTACGGCCGTCCCGAGGATGACATTACTAGAGAAAAAATCCAGCAAAATCCAAACCGACCGCTACCGAAGGACAGATCTCAAGTTCCAGAGTTCGAAACGGGATGGAATGAACCGGAAGTAGTGCCATATGGACGTACGACTTTACGAAGAGCCTTAGAGTTTATTGAATCGCATCAGATGAATCCCACAGAGGTCACAGCGTCGAAGATAGCTTTAGAATATAAACTGAAAGACGATGATGTCgaagcaattttaaaatacttcaaggcatatgaaatttatattccAGAAACAAAGAAATCTGCAGCAACATTTGCTGGTCCCACTAATTATAGAAGGAAGCAGCTCCAAGAAGCCAAAACTAAAGAATTAGCTGGTAAAAGTGAAATTGTTAAGGAACAAGATATTCCAGCGAAAGATCAAGCAAAAAATaactag